A genome region from Thermodesulfobacteriota bacterium includes the following:
- a CDS encoding isoamylase early set domain-containing protein translates to MSDTAWIHRILDGQDGASARPGPGSEAGRQLAAYEAALALLAESRESPPETFVDEVMSRLPQGPGPAQASWTSWVRALWPGGARWVVPALSGALAALLLTVGLGRAPAPSAPPAPDDPSAASVTFELHAPGAREVELVGSFNGWRPGEIVLRGPDATGHWTATVRLPEGRHEYLYLVDGDQWVTDPRAVARRPDGFGRENAVIDL, encoded by the coding sequence GTGAGCGATACCGCGTGGATCCACCGGATCCTGGACGGCCAGGACGGCGCCTCGGCGCGGCCCGGCCCCGGGAGCGAGGCCGGCCGGCAGCTCGCGGCCTACGAAGCCGCCCTGGCGCTCCTGGCCGAGAGCCGCGAATCCCCCCCGGAGACCTTCGTGGACGAGGTGATGTCGCGGCTGCCCCAAGGGCCCGGGCCCGCGCAGGCGTCCTGGACGTCCTGGGTCCGGGCGCTTTGGCCCGGCGGCGCCCGGTGGGTGGTCCCGGCCCTGTCCGGCGCCCTGGCAGCCCTGCTGCTGACCGTGGGGCTCGGCCGGGCGCCCGCTCCGTCCGCTCCGCCCGCTCCGGACGACCCGAGCGCCGCCAGCGTCACCTTCGAGCTCCACGCCCCCGGCGCCCGGGAAGTGGAGCTCGTGGGCAGCTTCAACGGGTGGCGCCCCGGGGAGATCGTGCTCCGGGGGCCCGACGCCACGGGGCACTGGACGGCCACCGTCCGGCTCCCCGAAGGACGCCACGAGTACCTCTACCTCGTGGACGGCGACCAGTGGGTCACCGACCCCCGGGCCGTCGCCCGGCGCCCCGACGGCTTCGGCCGGGAAAACGCAGTCATCGATCTCTGA
- the crcB gene encoding fluoride efflux transporter CrcB encodes MAHALYLIVGAALGASGRYALAGWVSRAAGTPFPWGTLAVNLAGCLAVGVAWGLSERLLWAPGFRVFLFVGVLGSFTTFSTFGLETLHLLRAADYGRALGYVLASNLGGLALVWLGMAVTRG; translated from the coding sequence ATGGCCCACGCGCTCTACCTCATTGTCGGAGCGGCACTCGGCGCGTCCGGGCGGTACGCCCTGGCGGGGTGGGTTTCGCGCGCCGCGGGGACGCCGTTCCCCTGGGGCACCCTGGCGGTGAACCTGGCGGGCTGCCTCGCGGTGGGGGTCGCCTGGGGCCTCTCGGAGCGCCTGTTGTGGGCGCCCGGTTTTCGGGTGTTCCTGTTCGTGGGGGTGCTGGGGTCGTTCACCACGTTCAGCACCTTCGGCCTGGAGACCCTGCACCTGCTCCGGGCGGCCGACTATGGCCGGGCCCTGGGATACGTGCTGGCCTCGAACCTCGGCGGCCTCGCCCTGGTGTGGCTGGGGATGGCCGTGACCCGCGGCTAG
- a CDS encoding RNA polymerase sigma factor, producing MEPTDAALARACLDGRKEAFADLVRRHQGAVYQLALRWSRDRDDAQDLAQEAFVRAYRKLATYKPELSFRNWILSVCANVAKNRFRSEDRRQRAQQAHLEIYPPGAAAPDPRRAALEAALRGLPESVRVPLALKHVEGLSYEEISAVLGIGVSAAKMRVKRGRDELVRLLDGRTGGEQ from the coding sequence ATGGAGCCGACGGACGCTGCCCTGGCCCGGGCCTGCCTCGACGGACGCAAGGAAGCCTTTGCCGACCTGGTGCGACGCCACCAGGGGGCGGTGTACCAGCTCGCCCTGCGGTGGAGCCGCGACCGGGACGACGCCCAGGACCTGGCCCAGGAGGCCTTCGTGCGGGCCTACCGCAAGCTCGCGACGTACAAGCCGGAGCTCTCTTTCCGGAACTGGATCCTGAGCGTGTGCGCCAACGTGGCCAAGAACCGGTTCCGCAGCGAAGACCGGCGGCAGCGGGCCCAGCAGGCCCATCTGGAGATCTACCCGCCGGGGGCGGCTGCGCCCGACCCCCGCCGGGCGGCGCTCGAAGCCGCCCTGCGGGGGTTGCCGGAGTCCGTGCGGGTTCCCCTGGCCCTGAAGCACGTGGAAGGCCTCTCCTACGAGGAGATCTCGGCGGTGCTGGGGATCGGCGTGAGCGCTGCCAAGATGCGGGTCAAGCGGGGCCGCGACGAACTGGTGCGGCTCCTGGATGGGCGCACGGGAGGAGAACAGTGA